One part of the Aliivibrio fischeri ATCC 7744 = JCM 18803 = DSM 507 genome encodes these proteins:
- a CDS encoding cation:proton antiporter family protein, with the protein MELLFIIAAFVMGFIALKINLPPLVGFLLAGFGLHALGFQSNDALETFADLGVTLLLFSIGLKLDIKTLLAKEIWLGATLHNVFSTLFFTFALLGLKLLGINMLANIETAQLVLFGFALSFSSTVFAVKALQEKGEMNATYGTLAIGILVMQDIFAVVFLTASTGKIPEITALALFALPLFRPLFFKLLDWAGHGEMLVLYGIFLALVAGAGTFELVGMKPDLGALILGMLLAGHAKASELSKSLFNLKEVLLICFFLNIGLSAAPTISGLGLALILILLLPVKGFLYFIIINKFKFRVRTSLLASLTLFNYSEFGLIVGGLAFKMGWLPADTLVAIAIAVSISFIISAPLNNFGHTIYQRSRHWLKEHTAERLNPMDKLINPGRAQILILGMGRIGSGAYDELKEKYGDIILGIELREESAKQHQELGRNVISGDATDPDFWERILSTSHVKLVLLAMPNHQGNQFALEQLQTRNYQGQTAAIAAYNDQIDGLIEQGVDAAFNIYHEAGSGFARHVSEQLDPQFNHHKDYITH; encoded by the coding sequence ATGGAGTTACTTTTTATCATTGCAGCGTTTGTAATGGGATTTATTGCTTTAAAAATTAATCTACCGCCTCTTGTCGGTTTTTTATTAGCAGGATTTGGTTTACACGCCCTTGGTTTTCAATCTAACGACGCCCTTGAGACATTTGCGGATCTTGGTGTCACCCTATTACTTTTTTCCATTGGCTTAAAATTAGATATCAAAACATTACTTGCTAAAGAAATTTGGTTAGGCGCTACACTTCATAATGTCTTTTCAACTCTGTTTTTTACCTTTGCATTATTAGGGCTTAAACTTCTTGGCATCAATATGCTTGCCAACATAGAGACAGCTCAACTGGTACTCTTTGGTTTTGCACTCTCTTTCTCAAGTACAGTATTCGCAGTAAAAGCATTACAAGAAAAAGGTGAAATGAATGCAACCTACGGTACCTTAGCCATTGGTATTCTTGTTATGCAAGATATCTTTGCGGTTGTATTTTTAACTGCATCAACGGGTAAAATTCCAGAAATTACCGCGCTCGCTCTTTTTGCATTACCTTTGTTTAGACCATTGTTTTTTAAACTACTCGATTGGGCTGGGCACGGTGAAATGCTGGTCCTTTACGGTATTTTCTTAGCGTTAGTTGCTGGTGCAGGTACTTTTGAATTAGTAGGTATGAAACCGGATCTAGGTGCACTTATCTTAGGAATGCTATTAGCTGGACATGCAAAAGCCTCAGAATTATCTAAATCACTTTTTAATTTAAAAGAAGTTCTCCTCATTTGCTTCTTTTTAAATATAGGCTTGTCTGCTGCACCAACTATTTCAGGTCTTGGACTCGCTCTGATCCTTATTCTATTGCTGCCTGTTAAAGGTTTCTTGTACTTCATTATTATTAATAAATTCAAGTTCCGAGTGCGAACCTCATTGCTTGCCTCCCTAACTCTATTTAATTACAGCGAATTTGGGCTTATTGTTGGCGGTCTTGCCTTTAAAATGGGATGGTTACCAGCAGATACCTTGGTAGCCATTGCTATTGCGGTCTCCATCTCGTTCATTATCTCAGCACCATTAAATAATTTCGGACATACCATTTACCAACGTTCTCGTCATTGGCTAAAAGAACATACTGCTGAACGATTAAATCCGATGGATAAGCTAATTAACCCCGGACGCGCTCAAATTTTGATTTTAGGTATGGGCCGTATTGGTAGTGGCGCCTATGATGAACTAAAAGAAAAATATGGTGACATTATTTTAGGTATAGAATTGCGTGAAGAATCAGCAAAACAGCACCAAGAGCTAGGAAGAAATGTGATTTCTGGTGATGCAACCGACCCTGATTTTTGGGAACGTATTCTTTCAACGTCGCACGTAAAGTTAGTTTTATTAGCGATGCCAAATCACCAAGGTAATCAATTTGCACTTGAGCAACTACAAACCAGAAACTATCAAGGACAAACCGCTGCAATCGCAGCATATAATGACCAAATTGATGGATTAATTGAACAAGGTGTTGATGCTGCATTTAATATTTACCACGAAGCAGGCAGTGGTTTTGCCCGCCATGTAAGTGAACAGTTGGATCCACAATTTAATCATCATAAAGATTACATAACACATTAA